The DNA sequence CTTATTTGGTGGGCATTGAACGTTCACATCCTGTTTTACATTGATAATGTGACATATTTTCTGAGCAAAACAGGATATTAAATGAACATTCAGGCAGTAATTAATTGGATGGAGAGAAGTGCATGTTCCATGCCAGAATGCAGTCAGATAGAATGAGACTTTGCTAAAATAATTCTTAAATAGCTATTTGGCTTTTGGATAACATTATCCATCAGCATGGATGGCCTAAGTGATGTTAGCAGAAAAGGAAAGATGAGCAGtttctttggaataacatgcaccGTTCACAGTAAAACGAGAAATGAGAGTCAAGTAAATTAATAggatcaattttgatttcatgttgattttttcattttaatactaCAAGTTAATTTATATTGACATTCTCATTGAAAGGTTGAGTTTTTGTATATTAAGACATCAGCACCACACCAAATGAAATTCAATACCttcctgttgttctttataaaACTGTTTCTCATTTTTTCAGTCTGTTGTGTGGTCGTAACTCATGATGTGCGTTGTGTCTGTCTCACTCTCTTGTTTGGTTTTTGCAGACTCATCGCCATCTCATTCCTCTGTCACCTCTCACTCCCTTCCTCCTGCTTTCCCCGATGACGACGATGAGTTTAGTGACTTTGTGCAGGGCCCCGTTGATGCCTCCTCCTCATTCTCCTCTTCATCCCTCCCTCCATCCTCCCCTTCACTAAGAGCTGCTCACGTTAACCAGCCATTAGAGATGGGGCCTGGCCAGCATCCCCCTTCCTCCCCTCACACTGTCCcttcatctctctctgtctcacctGTCATCCAACACTCTTCTGTCATCTCCAGCTCCCAATCTGCATTCCAAGGTAACGCCCCTCTTCCATCATACCATCACTTGTTAGCACACGTACCCAGAGGTCAGATGCCATAACTGTATAACTTGGTGTGCAAAAAGCATGTTTCTCCATTGTAGCCCATTCAAAGTTAGTTTGGGGtttgcaagtttttaaaaaaatgatttaaaaatgtaaaacttgtACACACCAAAACTGCATTTGTTAACAGATACTCTCTCCAGGTCTTTTAGACCTTTTTGCCCATAAATGCTAGCTTGCCGTGTTCTTGACGTAGAGTCAAAAGTCTGTCTAGGTTTCTGATTCAGATATGATGGTCACCATCTGTGAGATTTGCATAGTGATTCTGACTCAACCGTCACCCTCTACCTCCCTTCAGTTTTGTCAGGTTACAGATGGTGTCCCATATTATGGGAGTTATATCAGCACATGCACACTATGCTGATTGTGACAGTGCCCTGATAAGGCTCAGAGTGAAGTAATGTAATGATGTCTAATTTCAATGGCCGAATAATGCTGCTtaccttttttaaaagcttttgtgGCGGAAGTGCATCTATGATGCCTTAAATGCGCTAGGTTTTAGAACAGAACTTGTACATACACGTAGTCATGTTTGGTACTCATGGTTAAAATTTAAGCTACTACAGTTCAATATGGCCTCTGTTCCTAACTGATTCAGGCCCATCACTGGAGGAGAAGATGTTCTCATCATGCGATTTGACATCTGATACGAAGGCCAAGGTTAGTTTTAAGCCACACCAGGCTCTGTCTGAGCTGAGTCCCAGAGCTCAGGTCACAGCCCAGTTTCACAGCAGTACCAGAGCCCGAAACTGGGCCCAAACTCAAGATGACTTCAATTCAGCCTTCTTCACAGAGATGGCACCTGAGCCTCTCGCCGCAGCTCAGTCGGCCTCTGCGGCAGACAGACCACCCGTCCAGCCCACTAGTgtcagcggtgagaaaacatcTGTGGTTTCAGTCCCGCCTCTTTTTCGAGCTTTTCAAAATTAACACAGCTTGCAGCTCGAGACTTCCTGCCCTGCCTCTGTTTGCTAATCATGAGATGTGCTTGGTTTAGAGGGGCTGATTTCTTATCTTGTTCTCGTTCTAAAAATCTTTATTGAAATCTTAATGTGATTATAACTAACAGATCTCGATGAATATCCATGTAACCAAATCCTTCATCTTACTTCAGCTGTCTATGCTAATGCAAATCCAAGGCATTAAACAGGAGAAAATGCATGGGCCTAGATGCTTTACCTTTGAAGACAGTGTGCTCTTGAGCATGAAATATGTTCAAAGACGAATGGGAAAATAGAATAAGATATAGATGATTAAATGAAAATCTGTACTGGATGAAGAAATCTTCTGAAAATATTCTTCCTGCAGTCTCAGAAGCACTTCTTTCTGTCCTGGAAATCTTACTAATGGTGCACGTGATTTAAAATGTGTGCATATGCGTGATATATGCTGGGCTTCATCTCTTAACACGGGTTGCTATATACATTTCTCTACTTCTATGTGATTTTCCCATCTGCACTATTTCTTATTTTTCCAATTTCCCTGTAATGATGATTCTGGATTATTCAGAGTTACATGTCTGTTTAatccaggggtgtccaatcttgctcctggagggccatctttctgcagagtttagctttcAACACTCTTGTTGGATGTTTCTGGCAATCCTAAAGAGTTTGATTAGCCTATTTAGGTCTTTTAAATTAGGATTGGAGCTACACTTGGTAGGAAGGTTGCCCTCCAGGATTAGGATTGGACACTCCTGGTTTAGTCTGTCAGCTGAGCCCACTGGATTTGttcaaggattagttcacttcaaaatgaaaatttcctgataatttactcaccccgtgtcatccaagatgtttatgtcttcctttcttcagtcgaaaagaaattatggtttttgaggaaaacattccaggatttttctccatatagtggacttcaccagggtacaatgggttgaaggtccaaattgcagtttcagtgcagcttcaaagggctctacacaatcccagccaaggaaaaagggtcttgtctagcaaaacgatcggtcattttctaaaaaaaaataaaaatttctgtactttttaaccacaaatgctcgtcatTACGTAAACACGTTGGAAAGATCATGCGTGActcagtgtctacaaagcgaacgtgcaaagactaagccaaatggcctttacaaaaaaaggtgtaacaacgatgtcggatgattttgaagttggaggagaaaattacatgtttttttgccctaccgtggtacttccgcctacatcacctgtgacctttccaatgtaaagtacaaaagtatatacatttttattttttttagaaaatgaccgatcgtttcggtagacaagacccttattcctcggctgggatcatgtagagcccttttgaagctgcactgaaactgcaatttggaccttcaacccgttgtaccctggtgaagtccactatatgaagaaaaatcctggaatgttttcctcaaaaaccataatttctttttgactgaagaaagaaagacataaacatcttggatgacatggggtgagtaaattatcaggaaattttaattctgaagtgaacctGTTGGATGCTTTGTGACGAACTAGAAGTTGTCAGTACTGATGATGCTTAGTTAGAGACTTAATGGCTGTAGCCTCATTTTTATCTGTTTGCCTAATTTACTTCCCCACAGGACAGTTTTAGCATAGTGTACACATTGGCAATGCAAATAATGAGATGAGTGTCAATGCTACAGTAGTACAAAGAAAACCTCTATTCTTCGTATGTTTTGTCAGTCTGTAAACCCACCAGCTCTAAGCTCAAGAAAACTGAGCTGACGGCAGAAGCAGTGGGAGTCTTTAGTAGTAGTCAGTAGTATATCCGTGCTGGGCTTTGCCAACAGCAGGTGTGGGGGACGTCTGACTGTGCAATAATCACGTGGGATATATGCTTGATCAATCACTCTTAGCTTAATAGTCCACAAACAGCATCTCACTGTCTCCATGTCCATCACAAACAGGCGTGGGCGTCTACCCCCAACAAGACATGCAACCCATGGTGCCAGCTTGGTTGTACAATGACTCGCTCATCCCAGGTATAAGCTCATGATATAATTGGTTTTCCAAGATAAGTTTTATTCCCCAGTATCTAATACCAAATGGTTGCTCTTCACAGAGTTGTTCAAGAAGGTCCTTGACTTCACCATGACACCAACAGGCATTGACACAGCCAAACTCTACCCAATTCTTATCTCATCGGGTCTGCCACGGGAAGCACTCGGACAGATCTGGGCCTTGGCCAACCGAACCACACCTGGCAAGCTGACGAAGGAAGAGCTGTACACCGTACTGGCCTTGATTGGAGTCGCCCAGGTAGAAACATTAGTCTCAAATTTTCAGAAATGTTAATACTCTGTTAGGTGGATTTTAAGGCCAGAGGTTTGGGGATCTGCTTATCTTCCCTTGCTACCCTTGGCTGCTACAGTCCTGTGAATAGATACTGTAGCTCTTTCAGCAACTCAAGGGACCCTTCTAGTAATAATGCATTTGTTATGCAAATTTAAAAGCTCAATGAGGAGCCACTCTTCCAGCACCTCGGTTTTGAAGAgcaataaaaaaggaaaagctCTGGAGGATGCCAGCAATGGCAGTGAAAATGGAAGTTGACTTTAATGAATATTTTAGGCAAACAAATCAGACGGCCTCTTGGCAGAGGGAAAAATAGGCATCTGGATGGAGAAGGAGGTCTATTGTCTGACAGCCCTGCTTTTTAATTTTGGCTCCCTGATGAAAGGCGTGCTATAAATTCAGCATTCCAGTATGAGGCTTATTGAAGCGCTCTTGTCTAAAAGCTCCCTAAATAATTGTTATGTGTAGGGAGAATATCAGCTTTAATTGAGTGTCTTATGTTTATAGCAGTGCCTCATACCTCAGTGTAATGACTCTGTAATCAGCGTTTATCAGTTGGCACTCAAAGATCTGTGCTACTTGTTATCATTGACGGATGATATCATGCTGCTTTAATGCTTCTTTTTATGGTTATTTGGCTAACAGGGGTAGTATGGTGTACTGCAGGACTCTTTAATtccagtcctggagggccagtgTCCTGCTGGCTTAAGTACCAATCCCAAATTAACCCACCTGTCCGTAATTTCAAGTAATTTtgaacaccttgattagcttgttcaggcgTGATTAGTTAGGACAACAATCTTATGATACAGATCCTAGCCTAAACTTTGAACCTCTCATTCTTTTGACAGCTTGTAGGAGTAGTTACACTGCATAAAATTTCTGACACTACCAGAACTTCATTAGGGTTTAAAAAGGACTTAATTGACTGTCTGTCCCTCTTAGGGTagggacacaccaaaccgatggCAAAAAACTAGCACTGACAAAAGCCGACTGTGTTGTCGTGTCATTCAGAAAGGGAGACCGGCACTGCAGGCAGCAGATACACGAACCGTAAACAAAGCAGTGTGTGCTTACTGTTTTGAATATTattcatgctgatcactttctatATTCCACTTGGCTcacattaatattaaacattcgCCCAGGAACACTCAGGTACATGACGTAAAattagaacagccttctgtctgtaCCGCCTTGACTTGTTTGCTCACTGTTTTGCTATTCTTCTCACGCTTAGACTCGTTTAATAAACTGAACAGTCAATCAGAGTTTTCTCTCTTGCCCAGACGGCACCTGACTAGAGCCAACGGTGCAGAACACATTGGGAAAATTTCATTGGCCGATGCATAAAAACGGTCCGACGTTGCCCGGCGGCCGATCGCCGGCTTGGTGTCCCGGGCTTTAAGCCCAAAGTGTACTTCAGTTTTTGTGTACGCTAGGGTTTGCGTACAGTGCATGTagcgtaatttttttttttttgtcaacatAGTATGTGCACACTTTACGAGTGCAGCCCAATTTTTCTAACTACATTCAGTCTATACACACGGCTCACACATGtgcattgaatttttttttttacacttatcAGTTGGTCCACAATGTGGCAACACACagttgaaaaataaatgaaaaagacGCATCAACAACAAACTACTGGAGATGCAAAAACAACAGACACCCGTGTTAATGAGTGCTTGTGTGAGGGTGATTAAGAGATTTGTGCAACTCTAGATTAAATGAGTACAAAGACACATCGGTCATGACTTCTGGAGAGAAATAGCTCAGACACTGGACAAGGATGAAACTAGTGCATGTGTCAGCTGCCTACCACTACAAACTATTGTTTTTAGAATTatgataaattaatataataacaaattaaTATGATAACAAATACCGGTTTGTAATATCAAGGTGCAGAGTggactgtttttgtacagctaaaaataactggaagcttGCACATAACTGGAGCCTCACACATTCAAATGGCTGCACCCGCTCTTACATTAAAATTAGGTGTATACTTTGAGCTTAATTGATTAAAGACAATTTTCCTTTATGACAAGATATATCTTTTATGTACCTGAAATTTGTCTGGGGTGACAAAATTGTGGCCAAATCATACAACATGAAACTGGTTTAAGCCGCTTTAAATTACTTACTACTAACTAAACCTCTTTGCTATATATTATGGTTGTATTCTCTAGAGTGGTATTACAGTCATGAGTTTGGACATCCTGAGTCAGTTCCCCTCTCCGCCTGTGCCCAATCTTCCCGCCATGGCTATGGCCATTAATGCTGTCCTGCCTCAGCACCAGCAGCCCATCATGACCCAGCCACCCGTGTCTATGGCCATGCCCGTCGCTGCACCACCTGTCATGGGAATGACCCCGAACCCGCCTGCACAACCAACGGCCAGCTTCATCACCAACTTCCCTCCAGTTCAGGTAAACATCAGACACTTTATTACTGATAATAAGTGTGTGCTGTTATTGCacaagctgatttttttttctttacttcaGGCTACCAAGGCTGATGACGATGATTTCCAGGACTTCCAGGAAGCCCCCAAAGCCAGTGCTGGAGATGACTCATTCACAGATTTCCAAGGAGAGACAGGGGGAGCGTTCCCCAGCATGAAATCATCATCCCAGAGCGGGTACGATCGTTGCTTTTTATCAAGCTACTTCCTTATGAGTTGCGGCATATTGTCCCAAGCCAGTGAAAGCATGTTTTATACGTAATGCAAACTGCTTAGACAAATGCATCGTAAAACAGCATCATGTCATCTCTCATTAGTAGTTTATGATATTGTTTTTATGCTTTGTTGATTTCTCCAGACTCTTTTTGCTCATCTGGAGCATGGAATCGCTCTTTGCTTTGTAATGGCTTGTAATAACTCACCCGACGCAAACAATTAAACCCCCGCCATCTTTTCTAATGAACCCATTTCAATGGACAGCTGATAATCTCATCCCATTTTATTTCTATTCACATCTGCATGATTTTATGCTCCCAGGGAAAAGATGGCGAAAGGCAATTATGGAGAGCAGGGAATGAGAGGTTGGAAAGTGTATTCGCTGAGTGCCGCGGCCTTCACCGGTCGATCAGCCTCACTAAGCACAAAGAATCCTTTGTTTTAGAAGAATATTTTGGTGCTTGGATGTGTCAGATCGCTCACTAATTAAATCAGTGGAAATGAGAAGTGGTGAGAATAATACAGGAAGTGAGGGTGAGAGCATAGGTGCTCTTCTGTGCTGGGAATATCTCTCTGTTATGAGGGAAGTGATCCAAGACGGAGAGAAGGGGAAGGCAGAAACAGACTTTTATTTAGAAGAAAACTTGAGCTGAATTTCAAGTTGAATATTTCTACTACAGACTGAAAGTGCGTACTTTGCTGACGATGGAAAAgtagtttggtgtcagtaaattttacagaagatattttttaaataatttagcagtaattgttttcaacattgataataagatggaatgtttcttgagcaccaaatcaacatattaaaatggtttctgacggatcatgtgacactgaagactggaaatgcagttgtttaaaaaatcattttaaaaatcttctgaccccaaacttttgaacggtgaAATACATGCTTTTCAGTGTTGAGACATACTATCACTGAATTGTCTTGATATCAGTCAGACACTAATATCACAAACTGTTTGCATTCATGTGTAAACATTGGCATTTAGCTAaatttattacttttaaattcACTTTCAAGGATGTTGAGAACTCATTTTTCACTTTGGCATGCTATTTCCAATTTGTTTtgatttgggacacactaaaTCCTTATTTTGCACACTTCATAGCAGGCATAGTATGCAAATTAGGATTGTTCCTTAGACTTCATGTGTTTAGTCTACATTTAACAacatcaaagaacaaaaaaaaaaaaaaaaagaatctcaAAACTGAGTTTAATGTTTTGGcttgtaaactttttttaaaccctTTGTAGCTTATAAAAACACTTTGATCTGTTTGGATTGACTTTGTTTTGTCTGCTTCATACAGTGTTCCTGCCATGCTGACTCCAGTGTCAGGatcttcatcctcctcctcctctgatAAATATGCAGTGTTCAAACAGCTGTCAGTGGAGCAGCCTGCAGAGCCTACAGCTCCTGTCTcaggtaaacacacacacacatccagcTCTATACACCTCATTAGCCCTTTGAGGAAGGCAGATCTCTCAGAATACTGCTCTCATATCGGTTTAACTTTAAAGACAGATTCTCTTGTCTAAATGCATTTGAGATAAGACTTAGAATTACTGTGTGACTCAGACGTGTTTTGCATAAATTTATCCTCCTATTTATCACCTTCTTCCAGCTCCTgctatcattattattgtcttGCTACAAAGCACACTTTACTGCCTCTACACACTGGCATTGTTTACTGTGTTTCTCTTTTGTTCCAGATTCAGGGGACAAATACAGTGTTTTCAGAGAGCTTGAGCATCCTTCAGACAGAAAACCAGTTGGTAAGCAGATGCATGTTTGACACAGCATTGTATACAACCCAGATCTGCATtcacaattttatatttattacaatttcacCAGCCTATAGTGTGTTTAGTTTCATGAAGGGCTCCGTACACTGATGTAGGCATGTGTGCATGTCCCTGTCTCACTAGAGCAGAATCCAGTGGGGACAGCTCTGAGAGGGCCAGTAAGTCAATGGTTGCAGTGATCTCTTCTCCAAAACTCCCATTCTGTTTTGAACTCTCTCTGCCTTTGATTCATTCTGTAGACCGCAGCTGAAATGGAATGTTTGTCATCTGCGTGTCATTCACTTTTAGTGTTTTTTCACTAAAAGGGTTTTTCAATGGCCCATATTGATAGGGCATGCTGGCTAATGACTGATATAATGCCAGTATTTATGATATAATGCAATATAGTGACTGCAAAATGAAATTACATTGTTTAACatatattttacacaatataatatttgaaaatagCAAATGTACATTATGCATTGACAAGGCTGTCATCGAGGTGGGTGATATGACCAAAAAAACAACGGTTTAGTTTACTTAAGACACAACCGACTTAATGCGACTTGCTAAAGATTGCTAAAGATCAGAATTctaacataatttttttgtgtatttgaccattcaagtgcaataagctgtgaaagagaactgaattcatAAACGCCTTGTTGcgcttttctctttttaagatCAAGCGTGTcacttacttttttttcaatCATGCATGTTTTATTGATATAACATGTTAATGACTTTAAGCTGTCCTGCACCGTGCTGATATATTTACATGCTGCGATGTACATaatatagcaaaatctctatatatatatatatatatatatatatatatatcgtcatacCGCCCAGCCCTAGGCTGTCGGTAGATTTTGTAAATAATTCAAGGCAAAGATAAAACTTCTGTTAATCGGCCAAACAGGGCAATCTCAAAATGGCCAAATGTTCTTCAATTAATTGGCCTACACTTGTCACTTCACCTCAGGTGAAATGAGAATGGATTGTGGTTGCACctgagtgtgtttgtttatatggTGGTGTTAATGTGCTGAGACTGAAATATGCTGGTATATCTGATATATTCTGTGTCAGGTTGATTTCTGTCTTCACAGTAAAAGTCTTGAGTTTCAATGTGCCACCTTTTTATTTCAATTCAGCAGTCAAACGCAGCTTGTGTTAAGCATTGCTAATCCGTTTTTCTCCTTTTAGGCCTGTGAAATGAGGCTTTGGGTGACTTGTAGGCACTCTGTTTTGTGCCATGCCAGCTCTCTGTCCTTTGTTGTTTTGGTGTGAAATGCAGTTTGCCATGCTCTtcaattgttttctttttgtttttccgcAGGGGAGGGATTTGCTGATTTCAAGTCTGTCAGTGCCGACGATGGCTTTACAGACTTTAAAACAGCCGACACCGTCTCTCCACTAGACCCACCAGACCAGGCTAAGTTCCAGCCAACTTTTCCTCCTCCTTTCACTTCTTCACAGTCTCTGTCTCATTCCCAGCCATCCTCTCTGGCTCAACCTAGAAATCCTCTCAATATGGCAGACCTGGACCTCTTCACGACAATGGCTCCTCCCGCTCCCACTTCCACTGCCGACTCCAAACTCAATCTGTTCCCTTCAGCGCCTCCATCTCTAGTATTGCCCCCCACAGTCGTGAAACCTCCCACCGTAGGGGGTGATGACTTTGGCGATTTTGCCCTTTTTGGCTCCTCATCATCCTCTGAAGTAGCTCCTGCCATTTCTGTAGCAGGGAGAGGAGCTGGGACGGTGGTTCAGGATGACTTTGCTGACTTCATGGCATTCGGGAGCTCAAGAGATCAGAGAAGTGAGACCGACTCTGGAGACGGTGGCGGCGAGAGCCAGGCAGAGACGTCCCAGCAGCGTCAACAAATTGGCGGCGATAAGTATGACGTCTTCAAGCAGCTTTCACTAGAAGGTGGCCTGGCCTACGACGATAACAAAGAAAGTGGTGGGGGCTCCTTCTCATCACTTAAGAGTGACAATGACGACTTTGCGGATTTCCAGTCATCCAAATTCTGTACGGCGCTGGGCGCATCTGACAAAACCCTGGTGGACAAAGTGGCTGCCTTCAAGCAGGCCAAAGAGGACTCTGCCTCTGTGAAGTCCCTGGACCTCCCGTCCATCGGTGGCAGCAGCGTAGGGAAGGAGGACTCAGAGGATGCACTCTCAGTACAGCTAGACATGAAGTTATCAGACATGGGCGGAGACCTGAAGCATGTGATGTCTGATAGCTCCCTAGATCTCCCTGGTTTGTCATCGCATCAACCCCCAGCTGCAGGTGAGGAATTAGTACGCTTGCTCTGGTGAAGTCTGTCGCcactttctctctttcacacatgCTCAGACCACTCAGGCCTCTCAAAGGCTGAACATCCGCCCTGTCAGACGCCCAGTTGGAACACTGTATGTGTGTTCAGTGTGGCTGAGTTACAGTTACATATCAAAAACTTGCTACACATCACAACATGCCATCATTCCCATTCAAGTTATATACATTTCCAGTTTAATCATGCACAATTGTAAAcctacagtatttattgttgtttatatttatgtatttatttatctatttatttatttaatttagcttatgtattattaatttttaccAGTCAAAACTTGTGCTTGTGAATTTGAATCTCATAAGATTAGTATTATCGCTAACGGCACAATAACTGGTATTATCAACTCCTAGTGTTATCAGGTGATCAGGCAGTTACGAAAGcacatttatatacagtatttaattcGAATAGCTCGTGACTTGGTTTTCTCTCCCATCGTCCGTCTGTTCATGTTGTCATTGCCGCCATCTCTCATTAGTTACCCTGTTTCCCTTGCTTTGATTATGTCATTGTATCCGAATCACAAACCAAAGCAGCATGTAATCATGAAGAATGCACAAACGCTGTACCTGATTGATTAATCAAATTTTTAGGACTGATTGTCCACTTATATTGCAACAGATAAAATCTGATCCATTTGTTCAGTTGCCATAGTAGTATCTACATCAGTTGCCATAGTAATATCTATATCAGTTGCTGTAGTAATGACTTACTGTAACTCATCACAATGCCAAGAGAATGAGAATAGCTGAAACAGtaatgtggggaaaaaaaaaaggaatttggAATTTTGGACAGGAAATTTGAAATTTTGCTTCACAAGTCCATTTTTGACATCTGGACATACTGAACTCAGTGAGATGCCACACAGAGGCATtatgataatgtataaaacatgaatttaaaggCATTAGtgtattttatacatttgtgaatacagtatgctgtgtctgaaatcataCTGTTTACTATATAGCAAATGCCACATACTGTAGTTTGCAATGTGGGGAAATAAGTTTaaaagtggggaaaaaaaaaaaaaaaaaattttttatatatatatatatatatatatatatataagtgatTTCGGATTCAGACACAGGCATTATTGCACATTGTGTTTGACACTGTACTTTTCCCAAATTcctaaaaagaaaatgtaaatctGATCCAACTGTTAATTTCCAAAAATGTGATAATCagattttatgtaatgttagATTTGTAAATATCTGATTTCATGCGTTTCAGACAACAATTAAACTGATTGGAGTCAGATATAACAAAAAATGGGTTTTTGGTGCAAAGCCAAACTTTATAATGTTCACATATGACTTTATAATGTTCACATTCAAGTCTTTGATTTAGATGATTACAAAAAAGACAAGATTCTTGCACAAGATGgcaatattcatttaaattctgCAAACACGAGATGTCTGGCTTAACATTCGTTCAGATTTTTGACTCCAAGCCGTTTTGTGCTCATTAGAATTACAAATGGAATATATAAACAGCCAGATTAATATGCTAATGATGCTGAAGTGATGGTCTTAGCATGATAAAAAATGAACTTGACATTTCTCTCCTTAATCTGATCCACGATTCCACCTTCATGTCAAACCATATCACAGCCTCTCTTGGTGTAAAGAACAGGTGTTATAGTTAATATCATTCTGGACACATTTGTTTTGCATGTAACCGTTCATCCGTACATGTGATGGTTATCCGTGTTTGCATGTGCATGGAGAAACCTCGATGCCGTGCCTCAGTGCATACATGAGCAAAGAAATACAAAGCACTACCTTATTTAACCCGAGTCATATCACACAAGCATGAACTGGCTGCTCTGCACTTGAGCTGCATACTACGGGCATCTGATACTAGTCCATGCTAAGAAATCGGAGAGCAAATTAGGGTG is a window from the Ctenopharyngodon idella isolate HZGC_01 chromosome 15, HZGC01, whole genome shotgun sequence genome containing:
- the synrg gene encoding synergin gamma isoform X6 — encoded protein: MAPEPLAAAQSASAADRPPVQPTSVSGVGVYPQQDMQPMVPAWLYNDSLIPELFKKVLDFTMTPTGIDTAKLYPILISSGLPREALGQIWALANRTTPGKLTKEELYTVLALIGVAQSGITVMSLDILSQFPSPPVPNLPAMAMAINAVLPQHQQPIMTQPPVSMAMPVAAPPVMGMTPNPPAQPTASFITNFPPVQATKADDDDFQDFQEAPKASAGDDSFTDFQGETGGAFPSMKSSSQSGVPAMLTPVSGSSSSSSSDKYAVFKQLSVEQPAEPTAPVSDSGDKYSVFRELEHPSDRKPVGEGFADFKSVSADDGFTDFKTADTVSPLDPPDQAKFQPTFPPPFTSSQSLSHSQPSSLAQPRNPLNMADLDLFTTMAPPAPTSTADSKLNLFPSAPPSLVLPPTVVKPPTVGGDDFGDFALFGSSSSSEVAPAISVAGRGAGTVVQDDFADFMAFGSSRDQRSETDSGDGGGESQAETSQQRQQIGGDKYDVFKQLSLEGGLAYDDNKESGGGSFSSLKSDNDDFADFQSSKFCTALGASDKTLVDKVAAFKQAKEDSASVKSLDLPSIGGSSVGKEDSEDALSVQLDMKLSDMGGDLKHVMSDSSLDLPGLSSHQPPAAESDDLKFDPFGTSAVSSLGSYDWSDKDDLPSGQGKKLQGESQGGLPSSAVVHRKETSFGSTENITHTTVAKVTTFPIEDGGSTAENRFEAFADFGSIEQAGQGNDDDFGDFASTISEKSDSPPGITEAEGTQGEMTDEFGAFQGDKPKFGKSDFLKASAQSKVKSSEEMIKNELATFDLSVQGSHKRSHSLGEKEIVRSIPSPAPEQPFRDRSNTLNEKPALPIIRDKYKDLTGEVEESERYAYEWQRCLESALQVITTANNTLNGISSSTVCTEVIQSAQGMEYLLGVVEVYRVTKRVELGIKATAVCSEKLQELLKDISRVWNNLMGFMSLANLTPDESSLDFSSCILRHGIKNAKELACGVCLLNVDSRSKTKNENTFGRLFKRALTKDSRSKLRAFNSETDNFKLMYGGHQYHASCANFWINCVEPKPPGLILPDLL